The proteins below are encoded in one region of Anaerosporomusa subterranea:
- a CDS encoding sigma-54 interaction domain-containing protein, translating to MLDFSQSKEMIYKALESMAGFVITDTEGRIVYLSQRYADILEVDAAEAVGKLAANIIPHTRMQIVTQTGREEIGMIFKLKNGESILVNRIPIKVDDKVIGAFAFSTFSTGELNTAATIDRVQRLNQEVCQYKKELKELRGAKYSIDQIIGASPAIHKIKETIRKVSQTKSTVLITGETGTGKELVAHAIHQLSPRNHHSFIRVNCAAIPPDLLESELFGYEEGAFTGAKRGGKLGKFEMANYGTLLLDEINQMPIYLQSKLLRVIQESEVERVGGNKLIDIDVRLIFTTNQDLLELVRKGDFREDLYYRINVVTVDVPPLRHRKEDIPSLVNYFVKKINREIGLHITNVEDEVMNLFQTHDWPGNIRELGYVLERAANIQLSGSIGMDCFENLILRIQNESSNVSRDSGLASARAQAEKEKILQALNMANGNVKLASQFLKIHRSVLYDKIKKYCITI from the coding sequence GTGCTGGATTTTTCTCAGAGTAAAGAGATGATTTACAAGGCATTGGAGTCAATGGCGGGGTTTGTAATTACAGACACGGAAGGGCGAATTGTTTATCTGAGTCAACGTTACGCAGATATTCTTGAAGTGGATGCGGCAGAGGCGGTAGGGAAGCTTGCTGCAAACATTATCCCCCATACTCGCATGCAGATTGTGACTCAGACTGGGCGTGAAGAAATTGGCATGATCTTTAAGCTGAAGAACGGTGAGAGTATTTTAGTCAATCGAATTCCTATTAAGGTTGATGATAAGGTAATTGGCGCTTTTGCGTTTAGTACTTTTTCCACCGGTGAATTAAATACTGCGGCGACAATTGACCGGGTACAGCGTCTGAACCAGGAAGTTTGCCAGTATAAGAAAGAATTAAAGGAATTGCGCGGGGCGAAATATTCGATCGATCAGATTATCGGCGCCTCACCAGCTATTCATAAGATAAAAGAAACAATACGAAAGGTATCACAGACGAAATCAACAGTGTTGATTACCGGTGAGACGGGAACTGGTAAGGAACTGGTGGCACATGCCATCCATCAGTTGAGTCCGCGAAACCATCATTCGTTCATTCGTGTGAACTGTGCGGCGATTCCGCCGGACTTGCTGGAATCTGAGCTGTTTGGCTACGAGGAAGGCGCTTTTACCGGGGCAAAGAGAGGCGGAAAGCTTGGCAAGTTTGAAATGGCCAACTATGGCACTCTGCTTCTTGATGAGATTAATCAGATGCCCATCTATCTTCAGTCTAAGCTGTTGCGGGTTATTCAAGAAAGTGAGGTAGAGCGGGTAGGCGGCAATAAGCTCATCGACATTGATGTCAGGCTAATCTTTACCACTAACCAGGATTTATTAGAACTGGTACGCAAGGGCGATTTCAGGGAAGACTTGTATTACCGGATCAACGTTGTTACTGTCGATGTTCCACCGCTTCGCCACCGAAAAGAGGACATACCCTCGTTGGTCAATTATTTTGTAAAGAAAATAAACCGGGAAATTGGCTTACATATTACCAATGTTGAGGACGAAGTGATGAATTTGTTTCAGACTCATGACTGGCCGGGAAATATACGAGAACTAGGATATGTGCTTGAGCGAGCTGCCAATATCCAATTATCGGGCAGTATCGGAATGGATTGTTTCGAAAATCTCATTCTGCGAATTCAAAACGAGTCTTCTAATGTATCACGTGATTCAGGACTGGCGTCTGCACGGGCGCAAGCAGAGAAGGAGAAGATTTTGCAGGCGCTCAATATGGCAAACGGCAATGTGAAATTGGCTTCACAATTCTTAAAGATACATCGCAGTGTGCTTTATGATAAAATTAAAAAATATTGCATAACAATTTAA